A part of Larimichthys crocea isolate SSNF chromosome VII, L_crocea_2.0, whole genome shotgun sequence genomic DNA contains:
- the blvrb gene encoding flavin reductase (NADPH), whose translation MSDSVKNVAIFGATGMTGLATMPQAVAAGYNVTVLVRDPTKLPADHKASRVVVGDVLNKEDVKKTLEGQDAVIIILGTRNDLSPTTVMSEGTKNIVEAMRARGISKVIGCMSAFLLWDRSKVPPRLIPVTEDHDRMYTVLKTSGLDYVAVMPPHIGGDLPLTEKYMVAENMVRGRAISKHDLGHFFVKCLSTSEWDSKTVGLWGEYK comes from the exons ATGTCGGACTCTGTCAAAAATGTCGCGATCTTTGGAGCCACGGGAATGACCGGGCTGGCGACTATGCCGCAGGCGGTGGCTGCAG GATACAATGTGACAGTGCTGGTGCGGGACCCCACCAAGCTGCCTGCCGACCACAAGGCGTCCAGAGTGGTGGTGGGAGACGTACTTAATAAAGAGGATGTAAAGAAGACCTTGGAAGGCCAGGACgctgtcatcatcatcctggGCACCAGGAACGATCTCA GCCCGACCACCGTGATGTCTGAAGGCACCAAAAACATTGTTGAAGCCATGAGGGCTCGTGGGATCAGCAAAGTGATCGGCTGCATGTCAG CCTTCCTGCTGTGGGACCGCTCCAAAGTCCCACCCCGTCTAATTCCTGTGACAGAGGACCATGACAGGATGTACACAGTGCTGAAAACATCAGGGCTGGACTACGTGGCCGTCATGCCTCCTCACATTGGTG GCGACCTTCCCCTGACAGAGAAATACATGGTGGCAGAGAACATGGTAAGAGGAAGAGCCATCTCTAAACATGACCTGGGACATTTCTTTGTCAAGTGTCTGTCCACCTCAGAGTGGGACAGCAAGACTGTTGGACTGTGGGGAGAGTATAAATAA